DNA from Osmerus mordax isolate fOsmMor3 chromosome 2, fOsmMor3.pri, whole genome shotgun sequence:
AGGCCCTGTCAGTGAGATAGGATCTGAACCACTGTAGTGCCGTCCCCTTTACACCCGCCAAAGAACTACAACTGtactactgtagtagtacaatttaccggggcagcttctccacacagggatcgcattttgcgttgttactgacaatgatcgctaccagtgagctttttatgaattcgtgatttctccctaaataaatgtcaagcttatttacgtttttgtgggcatattttcagttagcagatggtactgtttgatcgcgattccatctgagatagctagctactgccggtaaagtcgttgCTAGAAtaagtttcaaagggggttctttattaatgaatgaatacagtatgagtaggctaaatgcctgaaaatatcacgagaagggaaaaactcaaaaggacgtttaagtcatagagacgtTTACACcgttctgccaaatgtattcgttttgattgaactatgaggctgctactGTATATAgccgatcaccattccctcttgcaggggaaatgagaacacaactatttcattctacacttcactcttagtattttgagttgtaaatgagcagcaaaaaaaatatgcttttaaatctatgtaatctttttaaataataaatatgcatttaatatcaaatatacagaaatatcagttgtaaaaatgtcattaaaaaacggacccctctgcaaccgacgcaagcaagcacaccctacaatttccccagaaattgtaccctctctagttacaacTTATTATCACAGTTTCTATATAAGCACATATTTGTGTAATAGTACTACTGTCAAATAGTGTTGGGAAAAACAATCCCTCAAAAATAATCATGTAActaacttacatttagtcatttagcagacgctcttatccagagcgacttatagtaggtacagggacattccccccgaggcaagtagggtgaagtgccttgcccaaggacacaacgtcatttggcacgcccgggaatcgaactggcaaccttcagattacaagcccgattccctaaccgctcagccacctgattcccaaCTTAGTAAAGCTTGCCATAGTAAATTATCATATGGTTGCAAAATATATTTTGACACTAGTACATCTAAAACATGAATAGGTATTATTGATTTAATTGTATAATTAGACCAAATACGAGTCATGTTCTTTTCTCCACAGTGGCAGCACATGGAAACGGCACTTACTTTGCTATTAAAGCAAGTTACTCTGCTGATGACACATACTCAAAACCAGATCCTCAAAAGCAcaagtgtgtgtacctatgtcgAGTTTTAGTCGGGGAATTTACACAAGGAGCAAAGGGGATGAATGTGCCTCCACTTAAAGATCCTGCAGGCACGGATCTCTTCGACAGTGTGACAGACAACCCTGCTGCTCCTTCCATGTTCATAATCTTCCATGATAGTCAAGCATACCCCGAGTATCTGATCACTTTCATGTAAACATACCCCGAGTATCTGATCGCTTTCATGTAAACATACCCCGAGTATCTGATCACTTTCATGTAATCATACCCCGAGTATCTGATCGCTTTCATGTAAACATACCCCGAGTATCTGATCACTTTCATGTAAACATACCCTGAGTATCTGATCACTTTCATGTAATCATACAGATTCACTGAAATTAAACACCATTTGTTATTTGAAAAGTTGCACTGGAAAAGTATAATAATTTGTCATAAGTAAATAACGTTTGCAATTCGCTATATACATTTTGTAAGTGTAACCTTAGTGTGACGACCATCAAGCTATAATTAACAAGTCTCTACATTTATCAATAGAGAATAAGTGCATTACAAAACACAAAAGAGATTTAGCTCCATGTTTAACCTCCTATCCTACCCACCATCCCTACCTTAATGTACTCAGGGGTGAGTGTTTTGTGGGTCAGTGTAAGCAGTAACGTACACAAACAGCTGCATAAGATTCCTTACAAGGTGTTTCGGTGAAGCTTTACACAATATAGCTGAGATTAAGACTTCCTAGAACAGTATGTAAAACCTGATGACATATATCAGTTTATTAAGAACTTTTAATCCCTCAATGACAACATATTTTACCTGTAGACTTTACCATTATAATCAATAACAAAAGAGCATGTGCTTTATCTGTTTAATGATTGATTTTTTTATCTTTTGATTTTTGTTTCGACAATACATGTGCATTTGAGAAAATCATGGTAAGTTTTTGCAGATTGCATCCAATTTGTGtggtttgacttgtatttttgttataaaaataaaaaaccttTTAGGGGATCAATTATCATGGGGCATTTACAATTCTGAAAGTCTCTTAATTGAACGGAAAAGTTAGATTTAACTGATTTTCATTTATGGGTGTGTGCTGTACTGATaattaaaatgtaataaataaatacaatttaactTTGTGCTTCATTcttaaaatatatacaaatgTAAGACTTCATTACTTTACAGCTACAGATGTTTTATATTTAACATATTAACTCAAGTAATTTAACATACATGAGTCATTGCGTGTGAGTAGGCACAATATGGCGGATCACAGGCACATTTTCCTGTAAAAGTTGTAGACTGTTCAGGAGCAACAAGTGCTGAATTCATTCATATCAACAGCTACGGTTGAAACTACGGGcgggcagacggacagacacaGATAGATAGTCCCGCttacacacagcctctctctggctTTATTGGATAGTTTTCTTTTAATGTaaataccagagaatgtctaataaacGGGCTCTGTAAATACTCTGCATTGATTGTTTGTTGTTGCTATGGGTATCACCGGTGCTTGGCAACGTTAACTGCTTCGCGCAAGCGCCCTGTCTATCAATGCTGCATTGTGGGATTGGAGTGTATTGACATAGCGACAGCAGAGCTGTGTTTTCTGACCAAGTATCTGCTGAGGTGAAACTGAAATTTCGGTTGTATCACGATTTGTGTTCAAATCGACATTGCTAGCTGCCATGAACGGAGCAGTGGTAAAAAAGACCCAAGATACCTTGGGGAAAGTGATCAAGAAACCGCCGCTAACTGAAAAACTGCTAAGCAAACCGCCGTTTCGATACCTGCACGACATATTCAGCGAGGTGAGATGTTTAGCTGGCTACTTTACTAGACAACCGtctactaacgttagctagcgtgACTTgtatgtacattgtgtgtggGCCCTTGCTTGGCTTCAGTTGAATCGTTAAACTACGAAGCATAAATTATTTGCTGCGAGATGCAGAACCATATATTTCACGCTCTCCAGAAAAACTGGACATGACCAGCTAGCAGTGGCTAGTTAACTGACGTCGCGACCAGTCTGAAGTTGTACTGAAGTCAGTCCAGTTAGCTACCGTTAGCAGGGATAGCTAGGTTCATGTCTGCTACTTGAGCTTGATATGGGATTTTATTAGCTTCTTAGCAAGAGCTATTGGTAAACGTTAGCTACAGATGTAATTTCTTTCATTAAGCTAGTTGGCTAGGGTTCATTCAATTGTAATCCTGTAGTTTATTCCATAAATCAAACACGTACTGTACAACTCTGCCAGCCAGCATCGtcacagtatttttttttagcaGTGAGCTGTCGCTAGGCAATGATGCATAGAAAAACCTAGATAAGATGGCTAGCTAAACTGAAACAAGTAAAACCATGGGACTTGGGTCAGCTTGTAAGCAACCAAGCCAGTACCGTGGCGTTGTCAGTATTAGCATCAAGCTAACTAGTTTAGTTGAGCATCAGTTTCAGATTGAGGTGGTCGTCGTCAGATAatcagatgtgtgtgggtgtcaaaCACATTATTTTGTCCCTAACTAAAGGCCACTATATTGCGTGATTGATTACAAGTACGTAGCTTACTAGCAGTGTTCAAACATGAACCCTTCATTACCCATGACCCTTCTGACGCTTCTGTTTAATTCCATGGTAAATATATCTAGCAATGCTAAGAGCATCAGATAGTGAGCAAAAACCATTATAATTAATTAAACAATCACCAGAAACCTCACACTCTTTTGTTATTAAAACAAGATCCTTTCTGCTGTGAATGTCTATGAATTGCACTAAAAGGCCTTGTGCCTTCCTGCCCAGAATCAGACCTGCTTCTTCTAACAGGCCATGCATCCTAAAATGTGAGCAGTTGCTTGGTTGGTGCCTCTGGCAGTTACAAGCAGTCAGAACAGGCTCAGCCAAGATTATCCACCATGGACATACTCACCAAGCAGCGCagtcacctgcaacacacactgtgtctaGAGGTCGTGGGCTTGAATAAGCTAGTGGCACAAGGCATTGTGGAGTGCATCCAAAATACATGTCTGGTGATAAATAGCTTAAAGCCAACATGCAAACCAGCTCCTGTGTTCTGTATGGGCAGAGAGCACAGGTCCATATGTAAACCTGTGTTCTGTATGGGCAGAGAGCACAGGTCCATATGTAAACCTGTGTTCTATATGGGCAGAGAGCACAGGTCCATATGTAAACCTGTGTTCTGTATGGGCAGAGAGCACAGGTCCATATGTAAACCTGTGTTCTGTATGGGCAGAGAGCACAGGTCCATATGTAAACCTGTGTTCTGTATGGGCAGAGAGCACACGTCCATATGTAAACCTGTGTTCTGTATGGGCAGAGAGCACAGGTCCATATGTAAACCTGTGTTCTGTATGGGCAGAGAGCACAGGTCCATATGTAAACCTGTGTTCTGTATGGGCAGAGAGCACAGGTCCATATGTAAACCTGTGTTCTGTATGGGCAGAGAGCACAGGTCCATATGTAAACCTGTGTTGTCTACATCTTCAAGTAATCAATGTAATCCTTCCAACATTGCTGATTATAATGGCAACATGTTAAGTTACCTACATGCATCCCCTGAAAAGGTAGCTTCAACTTAAAATAGACCAGGTCACTCTTTTGGTCTAGaacaggggagtcagatggctgagcggtgagggagtcgggctagtaatctgaaggttgccagttcgattcccggccatgcaaaatgacgttgtgtccttgggcaaggtacttcaccctacttgcttcggggggaatgtccctgtacttactgtaagtcgctctggataagagcgtctactaaatgactaaatgtaaatgtaatgtagaacagataactgatttaatgatttAGTGTAGGACATGTTTAATGTTGTTCTGTCAgtccgtgttgtgtgtgtaatgatCGAGCTGACGTGTTGCTGCGTCCCTTCTCAGGTAATACGGAGCACCGGTTTCATGAGAGGCCTGTATGAAGACTCAGAGATGAAGTCAGACAACGTGAAGGTACGGCCTGTAATCAGCTCTCCAACCTAACGCTCTGCTCACTAGTTCATCTCTATCTTTTATAATTGCATTGTATTCTGTATGTAGTTACCCTCAAGTGTATCAACTGATTCTCATTTGATTAGTCCACTGGGGGACTGTCTCCACACAAAAATGTGTACCCTTatcatccttgtgtgtgtgtgtgcacgcgtgtgtgtgtgtgtgaggaggtgtgtgcttgtgtgttgtctTCCACTCGgccatgtccgtgtgtgtgtgcgtgtgtgtaacccAACACACCATCCTGTAATGGGGCCACACTCCTAGTGCCAGCGGAGCTAGTGCAGGGAGACTCAGTAACCCTGTGAGGTGTCAGAATGGCTGTTCACTGGGTTAGAAGCTTGACACTGCAGCTGACCCCAGACCAGTATTGTGGTGTCAGAATGGCTGTTCACTGGAGAGGAAGAAGGTgtgtagggagaggagagaggtgtgtagagagaggaaaggggtgtgtagagagaggagcaaggtgtgtagagagaggagagggaggagaggggtgtgtagagaggagagggaggagaggggtgtgtagagagaggagaggggtgtgtagagagaggagaggggtgtgtagggagaggagagggaggagaggggtgtgtagagagaggagagggaggagaggggtgtgtagagagaggagaggggtgtgtagagagaggagaggggtgtgtagggagaggagaggggtgtgtagggaaaggagaggggtgtgtagggagaggagaggggtgtgtagggagaggagagggaggagaggggtgtgtagggagaggagagggaggaaaggggtgtgtagagggaggagaggggtgtgtagagggaggagaggggtgtgtagggagaggagagggaggagaggggtgtgtagggAGAAAAGGGTGGGATCCTAAAGAAAGGGCAAGGTGAGAACAGGTACAAACCCAAGCCTCCACACCTGACACCCTCTCCCCAGCGGGCAGGTGGCCAGTAGCGCCCCAGTGATGCAGCCACAGCATGCATTATACAGCAGCTAAGTGTGCTCACATACACAGCATACCTGTCAGTCACCGGCTCCACATGAAAAGGATTCTCTTGGCTGTTTCACTCCGAGGTCCTGTACAGCCAGGTCTGCAGTGGAGGACAGGGCTgcatttcccgaaagcgtcgtaagcctaagttgattgTAGAATCCATCAtacgacgaatcttagttttacgggccgttcccaaagacaccgtagctaaagtgtctcttgaaaattcgtagctcttgatagcgcatagattagcctactccttacgagcatgtttgggaaacgcacataAGAAATATTGATGGTTTCATTATTTTGCTcaatcgttgctacgatccatcgttatcgggaaacgcagcccaggctgTTTCACTCCGAGGTCCTGTACAGCCAGGTCTGCAGTGGTGGACAGGGACAATTACAAGACATGACTGAGGATCATCTATCAGGATGCTCAAATGAAACACACAGTTGTGTGTTAAACCAGCTACTCTGCTTGGCATTTCTGTTGACAGGAAGACATTCCTAGCTTGATTTGTTACCAGTAACACGCACGCACCATTTGGCATAGATGTTTTCCTGAAACTTTCCTTTAGAAACACACGTTATCCAAGGCGATCACAGACATTTCAGatgttccctccccctctatccctctgtttctctgtctccatccctcccccctcccctccctccctccctccccccccccccctccctccctgcaggaTAAGGACAGTAAGGTAGCGTTCCTGCAGAAGGCGCTGGACGTGGTGATGCTGGTGAGTGGCGAGCCCCTGGCTGCTAAGCCTGCTCGCATCGTAGCCGGCCACGAGCCTGAGAGGACCAACGAGCTGCTGCAGGCCATCGCCAGATGCTGCCTCAGCAAGGtcaggctgcacacacacacacaccacacacacacacaccacacacaccacacacactaatgatgGAACTAATGATTGTGCTGAAGTCTGAAGGGTATTGTTTATGGCTGGGTACATTTTAATGGCACCCTTGAGACTCAAATTAAAGGGGTTTCGAAGAGTGATGGATCATACCAACACTTTACTCCAACATGACGCATGCTCAGGTAGACATCAGCAACAACATAGCAGGCTGGTGTCCTTCTGTTTCTATATCTCTGCACCCATCAGCACAGTAGTTTCCTGGAGTCTCTACGGTGAAGGGGAACCTCACACAGAGCTCTCTGTGTTGTCTCCCCAGCTGTCCAGCGAGGAGGCGGTGAAGAGGGTGCTGGCCGGGGACAAGCTGGACCCCAGGGGGAAGGCCAGCGCCTCCCGCTCCCAGGACaaggagaacagggaggggggagagcgccccagggacagagaggtgaggccAGAGAGtcagtctcctctctccaccaggaCCATGGGAATGTGGAGGGGATGTTGCTTAGGAAAGGTGCTGTTATCAACAACTGCTGGCTTGTATGTCTGAAGCAGGTCTttggcgggggagagaggggggagggagagagagattgtaaaGGGGGAGGAAGTATACCGTAGGGGGTAAATCCTGGGGGAGGAAGTATACCGTAGGGGGTAAATCCTGGGTGATTCCCGCGAGTGTGAGCTGAGTGTGAGCTCCTGTTGTGtccccaggagaggagggagatccgGGAGCGCAGCGGCAGCCGGGAGCACAAGGACCCGGACCGGCCCAGAGACCAGGACAGCCGCCGGGGGGACCGCCACCGGGACACCGGGCGCTCAGAGAAACcccgagacagagacaggaccaAGGACGGGGACAAGGACAAGAGCCGGGACCGAGAACGTGACAAGGACAAGAGCCGGGACCGAGAACGTGACAAGGACAAGGGGAGGGACCGAGAACGTGACAAGgacaaggggagggagaaggagaaggagagggagagggacagagacagagaaaagaccaaagagagagattcccacagggatagagagagggagcgggagaaacggagagacaaggagaaggagagacacaaggagggtgaggagaggatcaGGCCTGTGGAGAAGGGCGACAGGAAGGTATGTCCCGTGCTCTGACTGGCAACCACAGCTCTCTGTGTCACCACCAGACACCCACAGCAtgttctgaagtgtgtgtgtgtgtgtgtgtgtgcaggccagaGCGTCGGAGGAGACGAGACCAAAACCACACCCAGAGGAGCCCAGTAAAACTATCAAACCAGAACCAGCAGTGAGTTCTTACAGCGTTTGTTTTTAAATATACAACTTTTCTTATTTGTTTGCAAGATATGCCAAAGGTTAACACTATCTAGTGTTCTTACCTACTGAAGTAGTCAAGGGAAATGACgtatgttgtgtgtttttttgttcagactttttttcgaaaataaTTTTCAAACCTTTCGAAAATAATTTTCAAACCTTCTGAAAACATTTCCAAAACCTTTTCACTACATTTATGGCTGCATGACACCCTCATCCATCAGAACATGCATTACACCAGCTTCTAACTGCCACTGTCTTGAAGGCAACATCTGAAGTGTAATCCTGTTGTTTGTCTTCCTTGGGAGGAGTCAGCACAAGGTGATGCTGAAGAGGTACACGCCCCCTACCATACTGCTCATGCTCAGTAGTACTACCATACCATACTGTTCCTGCTCAGTAGTACTACCATACCATACTGCTCATGCTCAGTAGTACTACCATACCATACTGCTCATGCTCAGTAGTACTACCATACCATACTGCTCATGCTCAGTAGTACTACCATACCATACTGCTCATGCTCAGTAGTACTACCATACCATACTGCTCATGCTCAGTAGTACTACCATACCATACTGCTCATGCTCAGTAGTATTACCATACCATACTGCTCATGCTCAGTAGTACTACCATACCATACTGTTCATGctcagtagtagtagtattagtATAGCTGGGTGCTTGTTTTCCTGTCGTCTGTTGCTGCCGAGAGCCTGCGGTCTTAAGAGAGGCCAGACTCCTAAACCCAGGGGTTCTTCATGTGGACTTAGACTGGATCACGTTGCAGTCACACTAGCTTTTCATTCAGTGCATCTAATGACATAGTCCTCCATGCTATTTAGTCCTGAGGGTACAAACTAGGCAGAGCAGATGCACTGACAGCTAAAGGTAGTTCCTACCCCACTTATCTTTATTTAGGTACTATCCTGTCCTGTCCATCTGTAATACTAAATAATACACATCAAGTAATCAGGGTTCCACTGGAAGTTCCTGGTGTTACTGTATGTGCTGCTGTGTAGCTACGTAGTGATCATCACGTACTTGAAGggtttctgtatattttattggTGTTGTCCTCTCTGATTGTATAGCCAGCAGAGGTCACAGTTAACCAGGTAACCTTGAATGCCAAATCTTTATTTTAGTAGcccacattttttttttctgtgggcTACTCAAGCTTtctgaaactgtgtgtgtgtgaggacttcagtgtgcatgtgttcctGCCCCAATGGGCATGTTATATGCTCTATTcaaacatatatacatgtaaACCTGATTCCTGATGGAACATCTCACTCACAGccatcatcctctccttcctctcccctg
Protein-coding regions in this window:
- the traf3ip1 gene encoding TRAF3-interacting protein 1 isoform X2 — encoded protein: MNGAVVKKTQDTLGKVIKKPPLTEKLLSKPPFRYLHDIFSEVIRSTGFMRGLYEDSEMKSDNVKDKDSKVAFLQKALDVVMLVSGEPLAAKPARIVAGHEPERTNELLQAIARCCLSKLSSEEAVKRVLAGDKLDPRGKASASRSQDKENREGGERPRDREERREIRERSGSREHKDPDRPRDQDSRRGDRHRDTGRSEKPRDRDRTKDGDKDKSRDRERDKDKSRDRERDKDKGRDRERDKDKGREKEKERERDRDREKTKERDSHRDREREREKRRDKEKERHKEGEERIRPVEKGDRKARASEETRPKPHPEEPSKTIKPEPAADSPARIPRPSSAKGQRRRPKPGGPEESDSDGDGDAPLAERPLPQENGDSKDAASPPHLAHSRSVPRPSSARPAPPRVRRQDSHTEGTPADRLSSAKPPASVIMEGRKLSEDEEEDEEMFVVEETAPPPPDMPEMEPEPAVELRGDEKHGGLVKKILETKKDFESSPSSPKSKEQGVVSEASRRKERELVTREMERVRASIQTLCRSALPLGKIMDYLQEDVDAMQQELLTWRRHNQEHTQALQQEQRVTDSAVEPLKVELQELEQLIREQQDRICTVKSNILKNDDKIHKMVTSINFSSQT
- the traf3ip1 gene encoding TRAF3-interacting protein 1 isoform X3, translating into MNGAVVKKTQDTLGKVIKKPPLTEKLLSKPPFRYLHDIFSEVIRSTGFMRGLYEDSEMKSDNVKDKDSKVAFLQKALDVVMLVSGEPLAAKPARIVAGHEPERTNELLQAIARCCLSKLSSEEAVKRVLAGDKLDPRGKASASRSQDKENREGGERPRDRERREIRERSGSREHKDPDRPRDQDSRRGDRHRDTGRSEKPRDRDRTKDGDKDKSRDRERDKDKSRDRERDKDKGRDRERDKDKGREKEKERERDRDREKTKERDSHRDREREREKRRDKEKERHKEGEERIRPVEKGDRKARASEETRPKPHPEEPSKTIKPEPAADSPARIPRPSSAKGQRRRPKPGGPEESDSDGDGDAPLAERPLPQENGDSKDAASPPHLAHSSRSVPRPSSARPAPPRVRRQDSHTEGTPADRLSSAKPPASVIMEGRKLSEDEEEDEEMFVVEETAPPPPDMPEMEPEPAVELRGDEKHGGLVKKILETKKDFESSPSSPKSKEQGVVSEASRRKERELVTREMERVRASIQTLCRSALPLGKIMDYLQEDVDAMQQELLTWRRHNQEHTQALQQEQRVTDSAVEPLKVELQELEQLIREQQDRICTVKSNILKNDDKIHKMVTSINFSSQT
- the traf3ip1 gene encoding TRAF3-interacting protein 1 isoform X1; the protein is MNGAVVKKTQDTLGKVIKKPPLTEKLLSKPPFRYLHDIFSEVIRSTGFMRGLYEDSEMKSDNVKDKDSKVAFLQKALDVVMLVSGEPLAAKPARIVAGHEPERTNELLQAIARCCLSKLSSEEAVKRVLAGDKLDPRGKASASRSQDKENREGGERPRDREERREIRERSGSREHKDPDRPRDQDSRRGDRHRDTGRSEKPRDRDRTKDGDKDKSRDRERDKDKSRDRERDKDKGRDRERDKDKGREKEKERERDRDREKTKERDSHRDREREREKRRDKEKERHKEGEERIRPVEKGDRKARASEETRPKPHPEEPSKTIKPEPAADSPARIPRPSSAKGQRRRPKPGGPEESDSDGDGDAPLAERPLPQENGDSKDAASPPHLAHSSRSVPRPSSARPAPPRVRRQDSHTEGTPADRLSSAKPPASVIMEGRKLSEDEEEDEEMFVVEETAPPPPDMPEMEPEPAVELRGDEKHGGLVKKILETKKDFESSPSSPKSKEQGVVSEASRRKERELVTREMERVRASIQTLCRSALPLGKIMDYLQEDVDAMQQELLTWRRHNQEHTQALQQEQRVTDSAVEPLKVELQELEQLIREQQDRICTVKSNILKNDDKIHKMVTSINFSSQT